A segment of the Agrobacterium tumefaciens genome:
AACCTGACCAAGGATACGCTCGGCCTCATAGTCCGGGATCGGAACAGGCTTGCTGTCCGAACCAAGGAAACCGGTAACCTTCGGCGTGTTCTTGATGAGGTGATACGCCTCATCCGTCAGGTTAGCGCGGACAAGCACGTAACCCGGGAAAAACTTGCGTTCGCTATCGACCTTGCGACCACGACGCACCTCGACGACCTTTTCGGTCGGCACGAGAATCTTTTCGAAAAGGTGATCAAGACCCTTCTGACGAGCCTTTTCTTCGATCGACTCAGCGACCTTCTTTTCGAAATTCGAATATGCGTGAACGATATACCAGCGCGCTGCCATCTTTACTCTCCGTTCAATCCGTTACCGGCCGACGTTCAGCACAAGGCTGAGAACCCAGCCGATGAGCTGGTCGGCAGCAAAGAAGAACAGCGCCGCGAAAATAACCATCACCAGCACCATTGCCGTGGAAATCATGGTCTCGCGGCGCGACGGCCATGTGATCTTCGACGCTTCGGCGCGAACCTGCTGCAGAAACGTAAACGGATTGGTTTTAGATGCCATTGACTGCCCACGCAATTACGGCGCGTAAAGCCGAACTAATCAGCCCCACGCACCGCGTGTCTGTTTTGACCCTACATAAACATCGATTCCCCTTTTAACAAGAGGAAATCGACATTCCGCGAAATTCACCGGATAACCGGCACCCCATCCGCCATGCAGCGAAGTTGCGCGCTTGCGATTGAGGAAGTGGCAGGGGCAGAGGGGCTCGAACCCCCGACCTGCGGTTTTGGAGACCGCCGCTCTACCAACTGAGCTATACCCCTTTAGTTCCGAATCCGGCTGCGCAATTCGCTTGGCCAATTCGGTATGGCGCTCCTTTAAGGTGATGCGGAAAGAATGGCAAGTGCGTTTTTCTTTTTTTCACACCAGCGCACGAAATACATCATATTGTCTCCCTCCCCTGAGACGATCTAGGGTCACCCTCAAACCCCGCAAGCGGTAGCCTTTCATGGAACACCTATGAGCATCTATCTGATCCGCCACGGCCAGACAGAATTCAATGCGGTCCAACGCTGGCAAGGCCAGGTCGATTCGCCGCTGACAGAACTGGGCCGCGCGCAAGCGCTCCGCATGGGACAGAAACTGGCTGAGCTCACCCGCAAGGACCAACTCCACGTTTTCTGCAGCCCACTGGGACGTGCGCGACAGACCTGCGAGATCGTTGTGCGCGAACTTGGCATGATTGACGGCGTGACTCTCGATCCTGGCCTGATGGAAATCAGCATGGGCGCCTGGGACGGCATGACGGACTACGAGATCGATCAGGAATATCCGGGCGCCCGTGACGGCCATGACCGCTACGAATGGTTCTTTCATGCCCCGGGCGGCGAAACATTCGATCGGATGCGCTCCCGCATCGCACACAGCCTGGAGGGCATCAGGAGAAGACAGGCGCGTGACGCCCTCATCATTTGTCACGGCATCACCAGCCGCCTGTTACGGGGCGTCTATGCCGACATGCCGAAAGATCAGGCTCTGCGTCTCGACGTACCGCAGGACGCGTTTTTTCGTCTCAACGAAGGCGCAATCGAACGGATCGACTGCTAAGCCTTGAGGCACCCGCACCTCAGCCTGAGAGAAACGCAGACAACAAAAAACCCCGTTGTTTCCAGCGGGGTTTTCTCAAATCCCTTGCGGGAAATGATTACTCGATGATCGAGGCAACGATGCCGGCGCCGACGGTACGGCCGCCTTCACGGATAGCGAAGCGCAGCTTTTCTTCCATCGCGATCGGAACGATCAGCTCAACTTCAACCGTGACGTTGTCGCCAGGCATAACCATTTCCGTGCCTTCTGGAAGCGAAACGATACCGGTAACGTCAGTCGTACGGAAGTAGAACTGCGGACGGTAGTTCGTGAAGAACGGCGTATGACGGCCGCCTTCTTCCTTCGTCAGGATGTAGGCTTCAGCCATGAACTTCTTGTGCGGCTTGACAGAGCCCGGCTTGCACAGGATCTGACCACGCTCAACGCCATCGCGCTGTACGCCGCGAACCAGTGCACCGATGTTGTCGCCAGCCTGGCCCTGATCGAGCAGCTTGCGGAACATTTCAACGCCGGTAACAGTCGTCTTCGACGTCGCGCGGATGCCGACGATCTCAACTTCTTCACCAACCTTGACGATACCACGCTCAACGCGGCCCGTAACAACCGTACCACGACCAGAGATCGAGAACACGTCTTCGATCGGCATCAGGAACGGCTGGTCGATCGGACGCTCAGGCGTCGGGATGTACGCGTCAACTTCTTCCATCAGCTTGCGGATTGCGTTCTCGCCGATTTCCTTGTTGGAATCTTCGAGAGCGGCAAGTGCAGAACCCTTGACGATCGGAATGTCGTCGCCCGGGAAGTCGTAGGACGACAGCAGTTCGCGAACTTCAAGCTCGACGAGCTCGAGAAGTTCAGCGTCGTCAACCTGGTCAACCTTGTTGAGGAACACGACGATCGCCGGAACGCCAACCTGACGAGCAAGCAGGATGTGCTCGCGGGTCTGCGGCATCGGGCCGTCAGCAGCCGAGCAAACCAGGATCGCGCCGTCCATCTGGGCAGCACCGGTGATCATGTTCTTCACGTAGTCGGCGTGGCCGGGGCAGTCAACGTGGGCGTAGTGACGGTTAGCCGTCTCGTACTCAACGTGCGCCGTCGAAATCGTGATACCACGCGCCTTTTCTTCAGGAGCTGCGTCGATCTGGTCGTACGCCTTGAACTCGCCGAAGAACTTCGTGATTGCTGCCGTCAGCGACGTCTTGCCATGGTCAACGTGACCGATCGTGCCAATGTTGACGTGCGGCTTATTGCGCTCAAACTTGCTCTTTGCCATGTGAATTTTCTTCCTGTGAACATGAAGTAGTTTCCCCGGCGAACCGGTTTGGTGTCGCCGTTTAAGGCTTTGTAAGCGAATGCGCAAGACTTAATTGTTAAAGCGCCCTCGCACGCGCATGAAGCGCGGCATTGAAGCCCTCATATGGGGCCGCCGCCGCGAAAGTCAAACCCAATTGGGCAACCCGGTGTGCCAACCCCGCGTTGAATCAGCGCGTGTTTGTCATGCCCGTTGAACGCACGTCGGCGATAACGAACTCTTTACCGTTGATAACGAACTCTTTACCACGGCACAGTTCTTGGCTTATGGAAGCGAATACGTCCGGGGAGAGACGCCAACCGCCTTGTACCGAACGACATCACGACCGGCCGCGTCCTGCGGCCAGCGCTTTTATATCCGTTTCAGGGCATCCACATGGAAATCTTCACCGCTGCCGGGTTTACGGCATTTCTACAGGTCATCGCGATCGATCTCGTTCTGGCGGGGGACAACGCCATCGTCATCGGCCTCGCCGCTGCCGGTCTCCCGGCCCACCTGCGCCGCAAGGCAATCCTCGTCGGCATCATCGCAGCGACGGTGCTGCGCATCGGCTTTGCAGCCATCACCGTCCAACTTCTGTCTGTGGTCGGCCTGCAGCTCTTCGGCGGCCTGCTCCTGGCCTGGGTCTGCTGGAAAATGTGGGCAGAACTCCGCGAACAGAACGGCTCGATGGAAGATGAGGTAACCGACGAAGAAGCTGACCTTACCAAAGGCCACAAGACATTCTTCCAGGCGGCAATCCAGATTGTCATCGCCGATGTATCGATGTCGCTGGACAACGTTTTGGCTGTTGCCGGCGCGGCTCAGGAACACGTCACCGTTCTGGTAATCGGCCTCATCGTTTCTATCGCTCTGATGGGTCTTGCCGCAAACTTCGTCGCGAAGCTGCTGCACCGCTACCGCTGGATTTCCTACCTTGGCCTGATGGTCATCATCTACGTGGCGCTAAACATGCTCTATCACGGCACACTTGAAGTCGTGCCGCACATCCAGCCTTATTTCGGCTGATCACACCGGAAACTCACGCAAAACAAAGGCCCGAAAACGCGATGTTTCCGGGCCTTTTTTGTTGCCTGCGTGGCGACGTGAATCACGCTTGCGTTGCGCTGCAACATTTTACTGCAATCGGAAAATCACCAATTTTCGTCCGTCCGTTTTGATAGTTGAGGTCAGCCCCGGGCAAGCATAGGGAACTAAATATCAGGTTAAGAAAAACAAGAAGAAAGGCATAACGAACAATGGCTTATGACTGGGGTGGAGGCCGTACGCGCCGTCTTCGCTGGATGAAGCTCGGTTGCGTCGGAAGCTCGCTTGTCCTCGTTACCCTGCTGGTGATGTTCTTTCTCCATTAGGACACGCCAACTGGATTTTTTGACATTGACCGGCGGTGCGAGATGGGCCTTAAACCCATATCATGCCGCCGGTTTCATTTGGGCGACGCATGTGTGGCTCAGGGTTTGATCGCTGTGCAATGCACCGGCTTTTTCATCTCGGCATCCGCCATCAGATCGTAAAGATCGGCTTCATCGCCCTTTGACCACCAGATATAGACACCCCCCTGATATTTCGCACCCGAAGCAGCCATGACGTTCGAGGCGACAATGATTCTGTCTGCAAATGCGATTCGCACGAGACTGATATCTCCGGCATTCAGATAGGTCGCCCCCACCTTCTCCTGCCCACACTGATAAGCCGATTCTGTTTTTTCAACGCTCATCGTTTCGGGCAACGAAATAATAATGTCCTCCGCCATGACGCTGGTGACAACGAGTGGAGACAGCATTGTCGTGATGAGAGCAATTGCAGCGGATCTTTTCATGACATGTCCTTCCCTTACCTGCGCACATAAACGCATCTTATAAGGGCGGGAATCAGGCGGACTGGCATCAGGTGAACAGCCAGTACCCGCCACCCAGAATGAAAGCCCACATCACCAGGGAAATGGCCAGCACGACGAGATAATTTCTAAGTCGCTTTGTCATTCGCATCCATTCGCTCGGCAGTGCACAACACATGCAATATGCCGCTTGGCCGGTGAAAGCGGCACTGCCGCCCATTCAAGTCCTGTATCAAGAGGGAAAAAAGCAAACTATTCGTATATTTTACCCGATGGAATGCGCAGTTGCACCATCGGAACCAACGAATCGCCCGGAACAAGGCAAAAAGCCGGCAAATGATGTCGATCGCCAGACATCCCGCTACGAGCTAAAGCAAATAAGAAGGATGGAAAAAGCCGCAGCTCATGAGCCAATCAAGCTCACAACGGGTGAATGCTATGCCGTGAAGAGATTGGAGCGGGAAACGGGACTAGAACCAAGCCCATAACTCTTTGATTAAAAAAGAGTTTCCGCGTATTCCCTATCAGGAATGGACACGATTATGGACTTATTCTTTCGCGATGGCAAGTGTTGTGCCAACTTTTTTTCTACCGCAGGCTGCTGACGCTCATCAACATCTGGAGCATCGCACGGCCACCTCGATCCCCAACCATGGAGAAGCCCCTCCGTTCCAGGTGGTGGCTCGGCTGACACGCAGAGAGGAAAGACGTGCCTGCCGTTGAGGAACTGTCATCCAATCCCGCGCGGCGTCGTTCGTGGCCATGCTGCCGGTCTGCCTGCTGTGGGGCGCGGCGCACACCAGCGGTTTGATCGTCAGCCAGATGTGAATGACCTCGGCGGCACCGGATGAGCCAGAGTTCGCCACCAGCCTCTATGTTCCGGCGGCCAACCTCGGTGTGGTGCTCAGGGCCGCGGTCAGGGGCGGTTTCATCGAAGCAATAAGGATGCAGGGAACGGTGTGGAGCGGCTGGTTGTTTGCGGCGTTGGCGATGGCCGCCGTGCTAGCCAGAAAGCCGTGGCGCTCAAACCTCCATGGATAAATGGAGGGATGAGAATGTCAGGATTCCCAAGGTGCCTGCCGCCACTGTTCGGCAAGAAACTCCACGAATGCGCTGACCCGGCGAGGGACGGGAGCACGTTGCACGCGCACCGCCTGGATCGGCACCGCAGGTTCGGCCCAGTCGGGGAGCACGCGCACCAGATCGCCGCTGCGCAGTTCTTCGGCCACGTCCCAAGTCTCGCGCAGCGAAATTCCCAACCCGGCCCGACTCCAGTTCCGCAGCGCATCCCCGTTGTCGCTGCGCAGATCGCCTGCCACTTCGACGTTCTCAGTTCTGCCGCTCCGCCCCGCATGCTTGAGTGTCCAGCGGTTCTGGCGCAGGCCCGGATAGGCGAACAACAGGCATTGGTGCCGCGGCAGTTCGCGCGGGTGCGCGGGAATGCCCATGCGCCGCAGGTAGGCCGGGGCCGCCACCAGTATGCGCCGGCTTTCGGCCAGCCGCCGACTGATGAGGCGCGAATCGGCCAGCCGGCCGACGCGCACGGCCAGGTCGAGATCGCTGTCGTAGAGATCGACAACGTGATCGCTCAGTTGCAGATCGAACCCCAGTTGGGGATGGTGTTCGCGGAACGCGGCGATCGCCGGCGCCAGGTAGCGCGCTCCCAATGGAACCGGCGCCGTCACGCGCAGCGTGCCCGTCAGCGTCTGCACGCCTTCCCTGGCGACATCGGCAGCTTCATCCAGCAGCGCCAACGCGGGACGGGCGCGCTCGGCGACGGCCCGGCCTTCATCGGTGATGCGCAGTTGCCGCGTGCTGCGCTCGAACAGCCGCGCGCCCAACGCCTGTTCCAGACGTGCGATCTGCTTGCTCACCGTGGCCGGCGCCAGGTCCAGGGCGCGGGCGGCGGCAGAGAAGCCGCCGCAGTCCACGACCTTCAGGAACACCATCAGATCATCCAGGTTGCGTATCGTCATTTATTCCGATCCATCACAGATGTTTCTCCAATCTACTCCTTTTTGGAAGCATGTGACATCCCCAGAATGAGGGCTGGATCACTGCGTTCGTCACGCCATCAGGCGACGAACCCCACCCTGGAGTCGCCACATGCCCGTTGCCATCTATGTTTTCACCCTTTGCGCCTTCGCCATCGGCTTCACCGAGTTCATCAGCATCGGTCTGGCGGCGTCCCTGGCCGACAGCCTGCAAGCGAGTGCCGCGCAAGTGGGGCTGGCGGTCACGCTGTATGCCGCCGGCGTGGTGATCGGTGCGCCGATCTTGACCGCGCTGGCGTCGGGGTGGTCACGCAAGCGCCTGCTGCTGGTCGCCATGCTCGCCTTCACCGCCGGCAACGTGCTGGCGGCGCTGTCCACCGCTCTACCGCTGCTGTTGGCGGCACGTCTGCTATCGGGTCTGGCGCATGGGGTGTTCTTCGCTGTGGCATCCAGCGTGGCGACGCGGCTGGTAGCGCCAGAGCGAGCGGGTGCGGCGCTGTCGCTGGTGTTCGGCGGCGTGACTGTGGCGATGGCGCTGGGCGTGCCGGCGGGTACCTGGCTTGGCAGCGCGCTGCCCTGGCAATGGATCTTCGCGCTGATCGCGCTTTGTGGACTGGCGGGCGCGCTGGGCGTGGCCCGTTGGATGCCTGCGGGCGCGGGCGACATCGCCAGCAGTGGCCCAGGCTGGCGCCAGTTACCAGTCCTGTTCGACCGCCGCCTGCTGGCGGGGGCCAGCCTGCCGCTGCTGTCCTATACCGGCTCCTTCGCCCTCTACACCTTCATAACACCCTTGCTGCTGCAGGTGACGCATACCGACATCCGTGGTGCGAGCGCGATCCTGCTGGCCTATGGCATCGGCGCGGCGATCGGCAATGTAGTGGGCGGACGGATGACCGATCGCATCGGCATGGATCGCGCCTCGCTCTGGCTGCTGGCGGGCATCGCCGCCGTGC
Coding sequences within it:
- the nusG gene encoding transcription termination/antitermination protein NusG codes for the protein MAARWYIVHAYSNFEKKVAESIEEKARQKGLDHLFEKILVPTEKVVEVRRGRKVDSERKFFPGYVLVRANLTDEAYHLIKNTPKVTGFLGSDSKPVPIPDYEAERILGQVQEGVERPKSSVSFEIGEQVRVSDGPFASFNGVVQDVDEERSRLKVEVSIFGRATPVELEYAQVEKV
- the secE gene encoding preprotein translocase subunit SecE, translated to MASKTNPFTFLQQVRAEASKITWPSRRETMISTAMVLVMVIFAALFFFAADQLIGWVLSLVLNVGR
- a CDS encoding histidine phosphatase family protein — encoded protein: MSIYLIRHGQTEFNAVQRWQGQVDSPLTELGRAQALRMGQKLAELTRKDQLHVFCSPLGRARQTCEIVVRELGMIDGVTLDPGLMEISMGAWDGMTDYEIDQEYPGARDGHDRYEWFFHAPGGETFDRMRSRIAHSLEGIRRRQARDALIICHGITSRLLRGVYADMPKDQALRLDVPQDAFFRLNEGAIERIDC
- the tuf gene encoding elongation factor Tu, yielding MAKSKFERNKPHVNIGTIGHVDHGKTSLTAAITKFFGEFKAYDQIDAAPEEKARGITISTAHVEYETANRHYAHVDCPGHADYVKNMITGAAQMDGAILVCSAADGPMPQTREHILLARQVGVPAIVVFLNKVDQVDDAELLELVELEVRELLSSYDFPGDDIPIVKGSALAALEDSNKEIGENAIRKLMEEVDAYIPTPERPIDQPFLMPIEDVFSISGRGTVVTGRVERGIVKVGEEVEIVGIRATSKTTVTGVEMFRKLLDQGQAGDNIGALVRGVQRDGVERGQILCKPGSVKPHKKFMAEAYILTKEEGGRHTPFFTNYRPQFYFRTTDVTGIVSLPEGTEMVMPGDNVTVEVELIVPIAMEEKLRFAIREGGRTVGAGIVASIIE
- a CDS encoding TerC family protein, with the protein product MEIFTAAGFTAFLQVIAIDLVLAGDNAIVIGLAAAGLPAHLRRKAILVGIIAATVLRIGFAAITVQLLSVVGLQLFGGLLLAWVCWKMWAELREQNGSMEDEVTDEEADLTKGHKTFFQAAIQIVIADVSMSLDNVLAVAGAAQEHVTVLVIGLIVSIALMGLAANFVAKLLHRYRWISYLGLMVIIYVALNMLYHGTLEVVPHIQPYFG
- a CDS encoding LysR family transcriptional regulator; protein product: MTIRNLDDLMVFLKVVDCGGFSAAARALDLAPATVSKQIARLEQALGARLFERSTRQLRITDEGRAVAERARPALALLDEAADVAREGVQTLTGTLRVTAPVPLGARYLAPAIAAFREHHPQLGFDLQLSDHVVDLYDSDLDLAVRVGRLADSRLISRRLAESRRILVAAPAYLRRMGIPAHPRELPRHQCLLFAYPGLRQNRWTLKHAGRSGRTENVEVAGDLRSDNGDALRNWSRAGLGISLRETWDVAEELRSGDLVRVLPDWAEPAVPIQAVRVQRAPVPRRVSAFVEFLAEQWRQAPWES
- a CDS encoding MFS transporter, which translates into the protein MPVAIYVFTLCAFAIGFTEFISIGLAASLADSLQASAAQVGLAVTLYAAGVVIGAPILTALASGWSRKRLLLVAMLAFTAGNVLAALSTALPLLLAARLLSGLAHGVFFAVASSVATRLVAPERAGAALSLVFGGVTVAMALGVPAGTWLGSALPWQWIFALIALCGLAGALGVARWMPAGAGDIASSGPGWRQLPVLFDRRLLAGASLPLLSYTGSFALYTFITPLLLQVTHTDIRGASAILLAYGIGAAIGNVVGGRMTDRIGMDRASLWLLAGIAAVLALIGLAQGSFAFMVILVMALGLTTYGAIPPLQSRILGLARRHRPQALDVASGLNIAAFNAGVVVGSILGAASLEHWGLTSLAWVGLAVALLALLTLGWQRRLPSMRFAASVAGE